In Candidatus Caldatribacterium sp., a single genomic region encodes these proteins:
- a CDS encoding 4'-phosphopantetheinyl transferase superfamily protein, which produces MRGVALVGVDVVEIPRIARALSLFGERFVHRLFEEEELAFYRGKGTRRWQEGVAALFASKEAVKKLFLQQGIALRFRDISVLHAPSGEPQVSLKRGNGVFSKISLSFAHGRDVVVAVAVGVARGGEERA; this is translated from the coding sequence GTGAGGGGCGTTGCGCTTGTAGGCGTTGATGTGGTAGAAATCCCAAGAATTGCCAGGGCTCTGTCCCTCTTTGGCGAGCGATTTGTCCATCGCCTCTTTGAGGAGGAGGAGCTTGCCTTTTACCGGGGGAAGGGCACAAGACGGTGGCAGGAAGGAGTTGCCGCTCTTTTTGCCAGCAAGGAAGCGGTGAAGAAACTCTTTCTTCAGCAGGGGATTGCCCTTCGCTTCCGGGATATCTCCGTTCTCCATGCCCCTTCAGGAGAACCCCAGGTTTCCCTGAAGCGCGGAAATGGGGTTTTTTCGAAAATCAGCCTTTCCTTTGCCCATGGGCGGGATGTCGTTGTGGCCGTAGCGGTGGGTGTGGCA